The Geobacillus stearothermophilus ATCC 12980 genome contains a region encoding:
- the rpoB gene encoding DNA-directed RNA polymerase subunit beta, whose translation MTGRLVQYGRHRQRRSYARISEVLELPNLIEIQTSSYQWFLDEGLREMFKEISPIEDFSGNLSLEFIDYSLGEPKYTVEEAKERDVTYAAPLRVKVRLINKETGEVKEQDVFMGDFPLMTETGTFIINGAERVIVSQLVRSPSVYYSDKVDKNGKRGYSATVIPNRGAWLEYETDAKDVVYVRIDRTRKLPVTVLLRALGFSSDQEIIDLLGDNEYLRNTLEKDNTDSTEKALIEIYERLRPGEPPTLENAKNLLASRFFDPKRYDLASVGRYKINKKLHIKNRLFNQRLAETIIDPETKEVIAEAGAMIDRRTLNRLLPYLEKGVGLRTYRPAEGVADGPIEVQTVKIYAPNDPDNEKVINIIGNGFIAEDVKHITPADIIASISYFFNLLHGVGDTDDIDHLGNRRLRSVGELLQNQFRIGLSRMERVVRERMSIQDTNTITPQQLINIRPVIAAIKEFFGSSQLSQFMDQTNPLAELTHKRRLSALGPGGLTRERAGFEVRDVHYSHYGRMCPIETPEGPNIGLINSLSTYAKVNKFGFIETPYRRVDPETGRVTDQIDYLTADEEDNYVVAQANVPLAEDGTFLEENVIVRFRGENIVVKRDRVDYMDVSPKQVVSAATACIPFLENDDSNRALMGANMQRQAVPLLEPEAPIVGTGMEYVSAKDSGAAVICKHRGIVERVEAKEIWVRRLIEVDGKEVKGDLDKYRLLKFVRSNQGTCYNQRPIVKKGDIVEKGEILADGPSMDKGELALGRNVLVAFMTWDGYNYEDAIIMSERLVKEDVYTSIHIEEYEAESRDTKLGPEEITRDIPNVGEDALKNLDERGIVRIGAEVKDGDLLVGKVTPKGMTELTAEERLLHAIFGEKAREVRDTSLRVPHGGGGIVLDVKVFNREDGDELPPGVNQLVRVYIVQKRKISEGDKMAGRHGNKGVISRILPEEDMPFLPDGTPIDIMLNPLGVPSRMNIGQVFELHLGMAAKKLGLHIASPVFDGATEEDVWNILEEAGMARDAKTVLYDGRTGEPFDNRVSVGIMYMIKLAHMVDDKLHARSTGPYSLVTQQPLGGKAQFGGQRFGEMEVWALEAYGAAYTLQEILTVKSDDVVGRVKTYEAIVKGENIPEPGVPESFKVLIKELQSLGMDVTILTSDEQEINMENFDDDDDHAPDAIMVDVKPAEPEEASEEKDAVTKE comes from the coding sequence TTGACAGGCCGACTAGTTCAATACGGGCGACACCGCCAACGCAGAAGCTATGCACGCATCAGCGAAGTGCTGGAATTGCCGAACTTGATCGAAATTCAAACGTCCTCCTACCAATGGTTTCTCGATGAAGGGCTGCGGGAAATGTTCAAGGAAATTTCCCCGATTGAAGACTTTTCCGGCAATCTCTCGCTTGAATTTATCGACTATAGTTTAGGAGAACCGAAATATACGGTCGAAGAGGCGAAAGAACGCGACGTTACATATGCGGCGCCGCTTCGCGTCAAAGTTCGCTTGATTAATAAAGAAACGGGCGAAGTGAAAGAGCAAGACGTGTTTATGGGCGATTTTCCGCTCATGACGGAAACCGGAACGTTTATTATCAATGGGGCGGAACGCGTCATTGTTTCCCAGCTCGTCCGTTCACCAAGCGTCTATTACAGCGACAAAGTTGATAAAAACGGCAAACGCGGCTACTCGGCGACAGTGATTCCGAACCGCGGCGCATGGCTTGAATATGAAACCGATGCGAAAGACGTCGTTTACGTTCGCATCGACCGCACCCGTAAACTGCCCGTTACGGTGCTTCTCCGTGCGCTTGGGTTCAGCTCCGACCAAGAAATCATCGATCTGCTCGGCGACAACGAATACTTGCGCAATACGCTTGAAAAAGATAATACCGACAGCACGGAAAAAGCGTTGATTGAAATTTACGAGCGTCTTCGTCCGGGAGAGCCGCCGACGCTTGAGAATGCGAAAAATTTGCTGGCGTCGCGCTTTTTTGATCCGAAGCGCTATGACTTGGCGAGCGTAGGCCGTTATAAAATCAATAAAAAACTTCATATTAAAAACCGCTTGTTCAATCAGCGGCTCGCGGAAACGATCATTGATCCCGAAACCAAGGAAGTCATCGCTGAAGCTGGAGCGATGATCGACCGCCGGACGCTGAACCGCCTGCTGCCGTATTTGGAAAAAGGAGTCGGGCTGCGGACGTACCGTCCGGCTGAGGGAGTGGCGGATGGTCCGATTGAGGTGCAGACCGTGAAAATTTATGCACCGAATGATCCGGACAACGAAAAGGTAATCAACATCATCGGCAACGGCTTTATTGCGGAAGATGTCAAACATATTACGCCGGCGGACATCATTGCATCGATCAGCTATTTCTTCAACTTGCTCCACGGCGTCGGCGATACGGATGACATCGACCATTTGGGCAACCGCCGCCTCCGTTCGGTCGGCGAACTGCTGCAAAACCAATTCCGCATCGGCTTGTCGCGCATGGAACGCGTCGTGCGCGAGCGCATGTCGATTCAAGATACGAACACGATCACGCCGCAGCAGCTGATCAACATCCGCCCGGTGATCGCAGCGATTAAAGAGTTTTTCGGCAGCTCGCAGCTGTCGCAGTTTATGGATCAGACGAACCCGCTCGCTGAACTGACGCATAAGCGCCGCCTTTCTGCGCTTGGCCCCGGCGGATTGACGCGCGAGCGCGCCGGGTTTGAAGTGCGCGACGTTCACTATTCGCACTACGGGCGGATGTGTCCGATCGAGACGCCGGAAGGGCCGAACATCGGGCTCATCAACTCGCTGTCCACTTACGCGAAAGTGAACAAGTTTGGTTTTATTGAAACGCCATACCGGCGCGTCGATCCGGAAACAGGTCGGGTAACGGACCAAATCGATTATTTGACAGCCGATGAAGAGGACAATTACGTTGTAGCGCAGGCGAACGTACCGCTTGCGGAGGACGGCACGTTCCTTGAAGAAAACGTCATCGTCCGTTTCCGCGGCGAGAACATCGTCGTCAAGCGCGATCGCGTCGACTATATGGACGTGTCGCCGAAGCAAGTTGTCTCGGCGGCGACGGCGTGCATCCCGTTTTTGGAAAATGACGACTCGAACCGCGCCTTGATGGGGGCGAACATGCAGCGGCAAGCCGTGCCGCTGTTGGAACCCGAAGCGCCGATCGTCGGCACAGGCATGGAGTATGTTTCGGCGAAAGACTCGGGCGCGGCGGTGATTTGCAAGCATCGCGGCATCGTCGAGCGCGTCGAAGCAAAGGAAATTTGGGTGCGTCGGCTGATTGAAGTGGACGGCAAAGAAGTCAAGGGTGATCTAGATAAATATCGGTTGCTGAAATTCGTCCGGTCGAACCAAGGCACGTGCTACAACCAGCGGCCGATCGTGAAAAAAGGCGATATCGTGGAGAAGGGCGAAATTTTGGCCGATGGCCCGTCGATGGATAAAGGCGAATTGGCGCTTGGCCGCAACGTGCTTGTTGCCTTTATGACATGGGACGGCTACAACTACGAAGATGCGATCATCATGAGCGAACGGCTCGTCAAAGAAGACGTGTATACGTCAATCCATATTGAAGAGTATGAAGCCGAATCGCGCGACACGAAGCTCGGTCCGGAAGAAATTACACGCGACATCCCGAACGTCGGTGAAGATGCGTTGAAAAACTTGGATGAGCGCGGCATCGTCCGCATCGGTGCAGAAGTGAAAGACGGCGATTTGCTCGTCGGCAAAGTGACACCGAAAGGAATGACCGAGCTGACGGCTGAGGAGCGGCTGTTGCATGCGATCTTCGGCGAAAAAGCGCGCGAGGTGCGCGATACGTCGCTGCGCGTCCCGCACGGCGGCGGCGGCATTGTCCTTGACGTCAAAGTTTTCAACCGCGAAGACGGCGACGAACTCCCGCCGGGCGTAAACCAGTTGGTGCGCGTCTATATCGTGCAAAAGCGGAAAATTTCCGAAGGCGATAAAATGGCAGGCCGCCACGGAAACAAAGGGGTTATCTCCCGCATTCTTCCGGAAGAAGATATGCCGTTCTTGCCGGATGGCACGCCGATTGACATCATGTTGAACCCGCTCGGCGTTCCGTCGCGGATGAACATCGGGCAAGTGTTTGAGCTGCATCTTGGCATGGCGGCGAAAAAACTTGGCTTGCATATCGCTTCCCCAGTCTTTGACGGAGCGACGGAGGAAGATGTTTGGAACATTCTTGAAGAAGCCGGCATGGCGCGCGATGCCAAAACGGTGCTGTATGACGGGCGGACGGGCGAACCGTTTGACAACCGCGTGTCGGTCGGGATCATGTACATGATCAAGCTTGCCCACATGGTCGACGACAAACTCCACGCTCGCTCGACCGGCCCGTACTCGCTTGTCACCCAGCAGCCGCTCGGCGGTAAGGCGCAGTTCGGCGGCCAGCGCTTTGGCGAGATGGAAGTATGGGCGCTTGAAGCGTACGGTGCGGCGTATACGCTGCAGGAAATTTTGACCGTCAAGTCTGACGATGTGGTTGGCCGCGTCAAAACGTACGAAGCGATCGTCAAAGGGGAAAACATTCCGGAACCGGGCGTGCCGGAGTCGTTTAAAGTGTTGATCAAAGAGCTGCAAAGTCTAGGGATGGACGTCACGATTTTGACGAGCGACGAACAGGAAATCAACATGGAAAACTTTGACGACGATGATGATCATGCGCCGGATGCGATCATGGTCGATGTGAAACCGGCTGAACCGGAAGAAGCCAGCGAAGAAAAAGATGCGGTAACGAAAGAGTAA